The proteins below come from a single Panicum hallii strain FIL2 chromosome 7, PHallii_v3.1, whole genome shotgun sequence genomic window:
- the LOC112900132 gene encoding O-fucosyltransferase 29-like isoform X1 has protein sequence MGRKPDPVAKPHHSGGGGASSPRAARKAPPSPVFLGTALFVLGFVSLFTGHVVTDADWSRIRSRWRSKQVRIYEPIDIWKSRYSSIYYGCSGRSTNFRSAVPENNSTGYLLIATSGGLNQQRIGITDAVVVAWILNATLVVPELDHHSFWKDESDFSDIFDVDWFISYLSKDVTVVKRIPYEVMLSMDKLPWTMRAPRKSMPEFYIDEVLPILMRRRALQLTKFDYRLTSELDEDLQKLRCRVNFHALRFANSIHTLGQKLVHKLRLMSPRYVAVHLRFEPDMLAFSGCYYGGGEKERKELGEIRKRWDTLPELSAEDERSRGKCPLTPHEVGLMLRALGFGNDTILYVASGEIYGGEETLQPLRELFPNYYTKEDLAGDDLKPFLPFSSRLAAIDFIVCDESDVFVTNNNGNMAKVLAGRRRYMGHKRTIRPNAKKLNVLFQRRNQMGWDMFSLKVQKVQRGLMGAPDDIRPKQDDFHEFPSACICLRKPRNISAT, from the exons ATGGGGAGGAAGCCTGACCCGGTAGCCAAGCCGCAccactccggcggcggcggcgcctcctCACCGAGGGCCGCGCGGAAGGCGCCGCCTTCCCCAGTATTCCTGGGTACCGCGCTGTTCGTTCTAGGGTTCGTGTCCTTGTTCACGGGGCACGTGGTCACCGACGCTGACTGGTCGCGGATCCGGAGCCGGTGGCGATCCAAGCAG GTTAGAATCTACGAACCAATTGATATTTGGAAATCGAGGTATTCCAGCATCTACTATGGTTGCAGTGGGAGAAGCACGAATTTCAGAT CTGCTGTGCCGGAGAACAATTCCACTGGTTACCTGTTGATTGCTACTAGCGGGGGGCTGAATCAGCAGCGCATAGGG ATTACAGATGCTGTTGTGGTTGCCTGGATTTTGAATGCCACACTTGTTGTACCTGAGTTAGACCACCACTCATTCTGGAAGGATGAAAG TGACTTCTCAGACATTTTTGACGTGGACTGGTTCATTTCCTACCTATCAAAGGATGTAACCGTTGTTAAAAGGATCCCTTATGAAGTGATGCTGTCAATGGATAAACTCCCGTGGACCATGCGAGCGCCTAGGAAATCAATGCCCGAGTTTTACATTGATGAAGTTCTGCCAATACTCATGCGAAGGCGA GCATTGCAATTAACTAAATTTGATTATAGACTCACTAGTGAGCTCGATGAAGATCTGCAAAAGCTACGTTGCCGagtaaattttcatgcattaaGATTTGCAAATTCCATACATACTCTGGGTCAGAAACTTGTTCATAAGCTGAGACTCATGAGCCCACGATATGTTGCAGTTCACTTGAG GTTTGAACCAGACATGCTTGCATTTTCTGGCTGTTATTATGGTGGtggtgaaaaagaaagaaaagaactGGGTGAAATTAGGAAACGGTGGGATACATTACCT GAGTTGAGTGCTGAGGATGAGCGCAGCAGGGGGAAATGCCCATTGACTCCTCATGAAGTTGGTTTAATGCTCCGAGCTCTTGGTTTTGGCAACGATACAATCCTGTATGTTGCTTCTGGAGAAATATATGGCGGAGAGGAAACCCTCCAACCTCTCAGGGAACTCTTTCCAAATTACTACACCAAGGAGGATCTTGCTGGGGATGATTTGAAACCATtccttcctttttcttcacggCTGGCTGCAATTGACTTCATTGTTTGTGATGAAAGTGATGTCTTCGTTACAAATAATAATGGAAACATGGCCAAGGTTTTAGCTGGCCGAAG GCGATACATGGGCCACAAGAGAACTATTCGCCCAAATGCAAAGAAACTCAATGTACTGTTTCAGAGACGGAATCAGATGGGCTGGGATATGTTTTCGCTGAAGGTGCAGAAAGTCCAGAGGGGTCTTATGGGAGCACCTGATGATATCAGACCAAAACAGGATGATTTCCATGAATTTCCATCGGCATGCATCTGCTTAAGAAAACCTAGGAACATATCGGCAACATGA
- the LOC112900132 gene encoding O-fucosyltransferase 29-like isoform X2 — protein MVAVGEARISDAAVPENNSTGYLLIATSGGLNQQRIGITDAVVVAWILNATLVVPELDHHSFWKDESDFSDIFDVDWFISYLSKDVTVVKRIPYEVMLSMDKLPWTMRAPRKSMPEFYIDEVLPILMRRRALQLTKFDYRLTSELDEDLQKLRCRVNFHALRFANSIHTLGQKLVHKLRLMSPRYVAVHLRFEPDMLAFSGCYYGGGEKERKELGEIRKRWDTLPELSAEDERSRGKCPLTPHEVGLMLRALGFGNDTILYVASGEIYGGEETLQPLRELFPNYYTKEDLAGDDLKPFLPFSSRLAAIDFIVCDESDVFVTNNNGNMAKVLAGRRRYMGHKRTIRPNAKKLNVLFQRRNQMGWDMFSLKVQKVQRGLMGAPDDIRPKQDDFHEFPSACICLRKPRNISAT, from the exons ATGGTTGCAGTGGGAGAAGCACGAATTTCAGATG CTGCTGTGCCGGAGAACAATTCCACTGGTTACCTGTTGATTGCTACTAGCGGGGGGCTGAATCAGCAGCGCATAGGG ATTACAGATGCTGTTGTGGTTGCCTGGATTTTGAATGCCACACTTGTTGTACCTGAGTTAGACCACCACTCATTCTGGAAGGATGAAAG TGACTTCTCAGACATTTTTGACGTGGACTGGTTCATTTCCTACCTATCAAAGGATGTAACCGTTGTTAAAAGGATCCCTTATGAAGTGATGCTGTCAATGGATAAACTCCCGTGGACCATGCGAGCGCCTAGGAAATCAATGCCCGAGTTTTACATTGATGAAGTTCTGCCAATACTCATGCGAAGGCGA GCATTGCAATTAACTAAATTTGATTATAGACTCACTAGTGAGCTCGATGAAGATCTGCAAAAGCTACGTTGCCGagtaaattttcatgcattaaGATTTGCAAATTCCATACATACTCTGGGTCAGAAACTTGTTCATAAGCTGAGACTCATGAGCCCACGATATGTTGCAGTTCACTTGAG GTTTGAACCAGACATGCTTGCATTTTCTGGCTGTTATTATGGTGGtggtgaaaaagaaagaaaagaactGGGTGAAATTAGGAAACGGTGGGATACATTACCT GAGTTGAGTGCTGAGGATGAGCGCAGCAGGGGGAAATGCCCATTGACTCCTCATGAAGTTGGTTTAATGCTCCGAGCTCTTGGTTTTGGCAACGATACAATCCTGTATGTTGCTTCTGGAGAAATATATGGCGGAGAGGAAACCCTCCAACCTCTCAGGGAACTCTTTCCAAATTACTACACCAAGGAGGATCTTGCTGGGGATGATTTGAAACCATtccttcctttttcttcacggCTGGCTGCAATTGACTTCATTGTTTGTGATGAAAGTGATGTCTTCGTTACAAATAATAATGGAAACATGGCCAAGGTTTTAGCTGGCCGAAG GCGATACATGGGCCACAAGAGAACTATTCGCCCAAATGCAAAGAAACTCAATGTACTGTTTCAGAGACGGAATCAGATGGGCTGGGATATGTTTTCGCTGAAGGTGCAGAAAGTCCAGAGGGGTCTTATGGGAGCACCTGATGATATCAGACCAAAACAGGATGATTTCCATGAATTTCCATCGGCATGCATCTGCTTAAGAAAACCTAGGAACATATCGGCAACATGA